TCCGTGGGCAAAGACGATGTCGGCATCATCCTTAATATCGTTCATTATATTTTTATAAAGCTCCCTCTGCGCCATGTCCGGTACAAGAAAGATAACAGCATCGGCATCCCTCACGGCATCCCTGCTTTTAAGCGGTTTAAAGCCATCAGCAACGGCCTTTTCCCATGATTTACCCTGCCTTTCAAGTCCGACTGTTACATTTAATCCTGAATCACGCATGTTAAGCGCCCATGCACGTCCCTGGCTTCCGTAGCCAAGCACTGCTATCTTTTTATTCCTCATTAGATTCTCCTTTAAATCATTCTCAGTGTAAACCTTCTCCAAGAACCTCACCACCTGAATATGTTAAAAGGATGTTGTCATCGCTATCCAGTATGCTAACACGCTCAACATCTACCATCTTGCTTAGATTGTATATCGAATATGCAAGATTATCAGAATTATCCGATGAAACCGTCATCTCTATGATGCAGTTCTCACCAGATCTTCTGTAGCAGAGCCTGTCAAGATCAATCCAGAGCCGCCTGAAGTTTGCGGCCGTCCTCTCTATTATACCAGGATCACGGTAGCTTGCTATCACCATTATTCTTTTTTCTTGGATCACTTACTATCATCTCCCTTAATTTACCGCCAGGCGGTAGCGTCGGAAGCGCCAGCTCCTCTTTATCGACAGGAACCCTTATAACAGCAGGCACATCCTCCTTTATTGCAGTTTTTATGGCATTTTTTATATCATCATAATTTTCAACATCAAAGCCAAGGGCACCAAAGGCCTCAGCGTATTTAACAAGATCCGGAGAATTTCCATAGTCAACACCAACTATACGTTTATTCTGGAACATGTCCTGAACCTGTCTCACAAGCCCAAGGGTTCTGTTATCATTTACTATTGCTATAACAGGTATATTATAATCAACGGCAACTGCAAGATTATTTCCTGTCATCAAAAAAGAGCCGTCTCCATCAAAATCGACAACTATTTTGTCAGGCCTGCCAACCTTGGCACCTATGGCTGCAGGCAATCCAAAGCCCATGGTTCCCATGCCGGTTGATGAAAAGAATGACCTTGGCTCAAGATTTTCCCAGAAGACCTCTGCCCACATCTGGTGCTGGCCAACACCTGTTGTCATTATTGCATCCCTTGGAAGCGATTCCCTTATTGTTTTTAATATCTTAAACGGTTTTAATTTTCTATCCTCTATATAATAGAATTTTTCATAGTAATCTTTAAGCTCTTTTACCCTTTTTGTCCATTCGTTTTTATGTTTTAATGCGTGCTCAGGTATATTTTTTATCATCTCTTTTAATATCAGCTTTGAATCGCCCTGTATGCCTATATCTGGTTTTATACCCTTCATGAAGTCCCCGGGGTCTATATTTATTTCTATGAACTTTTTACCGGTCTCTGCCATCTCATTATACGATGTGAACGTTCTATCACTGAGCCTTGCCCCGACAACAAGCATGACATCGCTCTCAAGGGCAGCCATGCTCGCTTCAGCCTTTCCGTAATAACCCATTGCACCCAAATAAAGCGGATAATCGGCAGGCATTGATGATTTACCTGGAAGCGTTGATACAACAGGCATTCCAAGCATTTTTGATAATTTTATCACCTCATCGGTGGCACCTGACCATGCCACGCCGGTACCAACAAGCATTATGGGTCTTTCAGCATTTAAAAGAAGGGATAATGCCTTTGATATCCTGTCCCTGTCAACTATTGTCCTGAAGGGTTTATAATTCAATTTCCTGTTTAATGATTTTAAATCATCTATTTTTGTGTTCTGTAAATCCCTTGGTATGTCAACGACCACGGGGCCGGGCCTGCCGGTGGAGGCTATGTAAAATGCCTTTTCTATCCAGAACGGTATCTCATCAACAGATCTTAGCTGCACGGTGTATTTTGTTACAGGAAACATTATTCCCGGTGTGTCGGATTCCTGGAATGACATCTTTCCTATTGATGAACTGTTAACCTGGCCTGTTATTGCAACAACCGGCGATGAATCCTGGTATGCTGTTATTAGTCCTGTAACAAGGTTTGTTACGCCAGGACCGGATGTTGCAGTGCAAACACCAGGAAATCCAGTGGCCCTTGCATATGCATCGGCAGCATGGGCGGCGGCCTGCTCATGCCGCATCAGTATGTGCCTTAACTGCCCGCTCTCAACGTCCTCCAAAAAAGCATCGTACACAGGCATGTTGTATAATCCAGGTATGCCAAATATAGCCTTAACACCCTGCTTCTTAAGCGATTCAACTATCAAACGTGATCCCATCACAGGGACCACCCCTTAAAAAAGCCGTAGATGTTAGATTAACCTTTTCGCCATGGAGTGATATTGTTAAGCAATATTTAAAATTATTCATTTTATATTTTAAGTTAAAAACAAAATTTTAAGGTCTTTTTAAATTATAATAAAATGTTTAATATTACAAATATTAATCATCTCACGTTTGTATAAAAATAGTAATATCTGTATGAATTACCAGTGCTTATATACTTTCTTATAAAGGCCGGATTGCCGAATATATTAATAATCCCATCATCCATTATAAAATTCATGAGGTATTTGCCCTGCATTTTTGATATTAAACTATTTAACGTTTTGTATGAATCTATATCAAAATCATACCATCTTTTACCATTGTATGGTGGATCTATGTAAAAAAATGTGTTTTTACCATCATATTTTTTTATTAAATACTTATAATCAAGGTTTTCAATAATCCATGATGATATATTAATTCTCAAATTTTCCATGTTGTTTATTATCCTTGAAACAAGGTTAAATTTTGATTTATCATGTTTTATGTAGGTATTTCCCTGGCCGCCAAATGTTGTGTTTAATAAATAAAATGTTTTAAATGCCCTCTCCACATCATTTTTACCCATGGAATCTATATTATATTTATAATAATCAAAAACCTCCCTGTTCTTTAATGTTTTAATCATTTTATAAAGGTCATTGTATTTGTATTTTAATGTTTTAAAGAGATTTACAAGATCCATGTTTATATCATTGTATATCTTTTCACCTGCATCGAGGTTTAGCAGAACTATACCTGAACCACCGAATACATCAACCAATCTTGAGCATGATGACCTGTTAAAAACGTCTTTTATGTCATTTAAGAGAGAGCCCTTTGATCCTGGATATTTTATTAATATATTCATCAAACATGAATATCATTTAAAAATAAATCTTCTTTCAAAAGATTTATCTATTTTTTACATTATTATTAATTATGGAGAAGATACTAATATTAACAGGTGATGCCGGAGAATCCCTTGAGGTGATGTATCCATATCAAAGATTAAAGGAGGAGGGCTATGAGGTTCACATAGCCGCACCGGAAAAGAAAAAGATACAGCTTGTTGTTCATGACTTTGAGGACGGATTCGATACCTACACGGAAAAGCCAGGATATAAAATAGATGTCGATCTTGCTTTTAGGGATGTAAGACCTGAGGAGTATATTGCTCTTGTTATACCTGGTGGCAGGGCCCCGGAATATATAAGAAACGATCCTGATTTTAAGAGGATTGTAAAATACTTCTTTGAGAAGAACGAACCTGTTGCTGAGCTATGCCATGCTCCGCTTGGGCTTGCGGCTGCAGGCGTTTTAAATGGCAGAAAAACGGCAGCCTATCCTGCACTTGCGCCTGATGTAACAATCGCCGGTGGTGAGTTCGTGGATGGCGCGGCTGTTATAGATGGAAATATTGTGTCTGCAAGGGCCTGGCCGGATCATCCGGAATGGATGCGTGCATTTATAAAAATGTTAAGGGAGAAAAACAAATCATAAATTTTTTATTATAATATCGATAAAGGTCTATGAATGTTTTAATTCTTGGCATTGATGGTTATATAGGCTTCCCACTTGCCCTAAGGTTTTTATCAATGGGATATAATGTTTACGGTGCAGATAACTTTTATACAAGGAGGCGTGTAAAGGCTGTCGGTTCTGATACAGCGATACCAATAAATACAATGGACATTAGATTAAAAAAGATAAGGGAAAAAACTGGGAAAAGCATTACATTTTTTAAGGGCAACGTTTCAAATCCACAGTTCATGTATGATATTATAAAAAAATCATCCCCGGATGTCATAGTGCATCTGGCGGAGCAGAGATCCGCGCCATATTCAATGATTGGTTTAAGGCAGGCAATAGAAACCCTTGATAATAATATAAACAGCA
This window of the Picrophilus oshimae DSM 9789 genome carries:
- a CDS encoding DNA adenine methylase; protein product: MNILIKYPGSKGSLLNDIKDVFNRSSCSRLVDVFGGSGIVLLNLDAGEKIYNDINMDLVNLFKTLKYKYNDLYKMIKTLKNREVFDYYKYNIDSMGKNDVERAFKTFYLLNTTFGGQGNTYIKHDKSKFNLVSRIINNMENLRINISSWIIENLDYKYLIKKYDGKNTFFYIDPPYNGKRWYDFDIDSYKTLNSLISKMQGKYLMNFIMDDGIINIFGNPAFIRKYISTGNSYRYYYFYTNVR
- a CDS encoding acetolactate synthase large subunit; protein product: MGSRLIVESLKKQGVKAIFGIPGLYNMPVYDAFLEDVESGQLRHILMRHEQAAAHAADAYARATGFPGVCTATSGPGVTNLVTGLITAYQDSSPVVAITGQVNSSSIGKMSFQESDTPGIMFPVTKYTVQLRSVDEIPFWIEKAFYIASTGRPGPVVVDIPRDLQNTKIDDLKSLNRKLNYKPFRTIVDRDRISKALSLLLNAERPIMLVGTGVAWSGATDEVIKLSKMLGMPVVSTLPGKSSMPADYPLYLGAMGYYGKAEASMAALESDVMLVVGARLSDRTFTSYNEMAETGKKFIEINIDPGDFMKGIKPDIGIQGDSKLILKEMIKNIPEHALKHKNEWTKRVKELKDYYEKFYYIEDRKLKPFKILKTIRESLPRDAIMTTGVGQHQMWAEVFWENLEPRSFFSSTGMGTMGFGLPAAIGAKVGRPDKIVVDFDGDGSFLMTGNNLAVAVDYNIPVIAIVNDNRTLGLVRQVQDMFQNKRIVGVDYGNSPDLVKYAEAFGALGFDVENYDDIKNAIKTAIKEDVPAVIRVPVDKEELALPTLPPGGKLREMIVSDPRKKNNGDSKLP
- a CDS encoding DJ-1/PfpI family protein, with amino-acid sequence MEKILILTGDAGESLEVMYPYQRLKEEGYEVHIAAPEKKKIQLVVHDFEDGFDTYTEKPGYKIDVDLAFRDVRPEEYIALVIPGGRAPEYIRNDPDFKRIVKYFFEKNEPVAELCHAPLGLAAAGVLNGRKTAAYPALAPDVTIAGGEFVDGAAVIDGNIVSARAWPDHPEWMRAFIKMLREKNKS